A genomic segment from Novipirellula artificiosorum encodes:
- a CDS encoding sulfatase-like hydrolase/transferase — translation MTQYGPLSALMFAGLLTLLPTNSRAGRPNIVLILADDVSADMFSCYGQPGTAKTPNIDRIAGEGIQFRTCFAPAICGPSRALLMTGVYGNRTGAFRNDMWAFDSRGTLFTAQHSWAKLIRDGGYKTAVAGKWHCSAKEPWESEVGFDEYCMYEGPDKIKGHFGIDVIASGLRKDVELPDVRYWYSSMVQNGKYVEVTENDFGPDQRCEFLMDFMERKTKASEPFVAYWPTVIPHGPYSTTPDAGAVMDIELQKPDTSGMTREERKLALDQYSQKQRQRFVNLIEYMDKLIGKLIVKAEELGIYENTYFIFCADNGTAVTAKDRGVERGVHVPYVVKGPGVKRRGITSELTDFADIAPTLLDMAGVEHPADVLFDGNSQLPFLTGQTDKHRQWIYAYTGPVQVLRTENYLLEARSPFYGKPDGRFYLTGDNRFGRGYERVDDLPDHAEERARFEKIIRNLPSHLDHDHSFWTSKLGKRWLAQNSDISELANKQLYNHPDYSFYDEND, via the coding sequence ATGACCCAATACGGTCCACTGTCAGCGCTAATGTTTGCCGGTTTACTGACGCTGCTTCCCACCAACTCGCGCGCCGGTCGGCCGAACATTGTATTGATTCTGGCCGACGACGTGAGTGCCGACATGTTCTCGTGTTATGGACAACCGGGGACAGCGAAAACGCCCAACATTGATCGAATCGCCGGCGAGGGGATTCAGTTTCGCACCTGTTTTGCGCCGGCGATCTGCGGTCCGTCCCGGGCGCTATTGATGACCGGTGTCTACGGCAACCGCACTGGCGCGTTCCGTAATGACATGTGGGCATTCGACTCCCGCGGTACACTATTTACCGCTCAACACAGCTGGGCAAAGCTGATACGTGACGGTGGCTACAAAACAGCAGTCGCTGGGAAGTGGCACTGCAGCGCCAAGGAGCCATGGGAGTCGGAAGTCGGCTTCGACGAGTACTGCATGTACGAGGGACCAGACAAGATCAAAGGCCACTTTGGCATCGACGTCATCGCCAGCGGCCTCCGCAAGGATGTCGAACTGCCCGACGTACGTTACTGGTATTCGTCGATGGTTCAGAATGGCAAGTATGTCGAAGTCACTGAGAACGATTTCGGCCCCGACCAACGCTGTGAGTTCCTCATGGACTTCATGGAACGTAAGACGAAAGCAAGCGAACCGTTTGTAGCCTATTGGCCGACCGTGATCCCTCACGGTCCCTATTCCACCACGCCGGATGCCGGTGCGGTGATGGATATCGAACTGCAAAAGCCGGATACGAGCGGAATGACCAGAGAGGAAAGGAAGCTAGCACTCGATCAATACAGCCAGAAGCAACGACAACGTTTCGTCAACTTGATTGAGTACATGGACAAGTTGATCGGCAAGCTGATCGTTAAAGCGGAAGAACTGGGCATTTACGAGAATACGTACTTCATCTTTTGCGCAGACAACGGGACGGCAGTGACCGCCAAGGATCGCGGTGTCGAAAGGGGAGTGCACGTGCCCTACGTCGTGAAAGGTCCGGGTGTGAAGCGGCGAGGAATCACCAGTGAGCTGACGGACTTCGCCGACATTGCCCCCACCTTGCTGGATATGGCAGGAGTCGAGCATCCCGCAGACGTTTTGTTTGACGGTAATAGCCAGTTGCCGTTTCTTACCGGCCAAACCGACAAGCACCGCCAGTGGATCTACGCCTACACGGGACCCGTCCAGGTGCTTCGAACCGAGAACTATCTGCTGGAAGCTCGTTCGCCGTTCTACGGCAAACCGGACGGGCGATTCTATTTGACAGGAGACAATCGATTCGGTCGCGGTTACGAGCGAGTTGACGATTTACCCGATCACGCGGAGGAGCGAGCACGGTTCGAAAAGATCATTCGGAACCTGCCTTCGCACTTGGATCACGATCATTCCTTCTGGACTTCAAAGCTCGGAAAGAGATGGCTTGCCCAAAATTCAGACATCAGTGAGCTGGCCAACAAACAACTTTACAACCATCCGGACTACTCCTTCTACGACGAAAACGATTGA
- a CDS encoding right-handed parallel beta-helix repeat-containing protein, with translation MKPILRLRLPAITCVAFALCVASAAAGEAYYVAPNGDDSHPGTMARPFRTIQHAVDLASAGTTVVIRGGRYHESVVLSGVLGSAKAPVTITAFPGESVTMDGTRSIEELSSTGWTRHQDHIYRTVLAQDVWQLFADGELMIPARWPNAFFHDNTLWDQETHWARIDSGKTTTGLITDSPTTHHKLSALPFSVTAAMAVLNIDSFRTYTRRVSKHAPGAASFSVTPVSSVRPTDGYYFLEGKLELLDSAREWFLDPATKALYLWADAGEPPGASVRGKVQDFAFYGNQCNHVRIEGLQFFATAFNFVNSPHMTIEGCDFRFAGCSKRMLGIEAVPLTCSIVGPDSGAFASVIDCTFRYSECHAVYLDGAGNRIENCLFERIDWSCSQLPRLMSTVYMHGDAPTFRRNTARACGASEFIEFTAPPLVELNDFSEIGLVQNDGAIVQLTRGAQSGSETRYNWFRNTTKNGARFDASTAIGSPTGSGGLMHHNISLNTRCGLMIKGDNHRCYNNTTIGSRNNGIVVLDDAISHNNGTVTRNNAAEKLSGHRAAKQVLPGIHGHNWNGYDHDPKGKTPPLRDPDNLDFRPRPDSELVDRGTPVDPITDGFVGKAPDSGAYEFGDSRYWIPGRQHDTATTPIPPNLGTGVKSDADLMWLAGKEATAHRVYFGTGSQSLTFQKRQANNIFSPGTLLTGTTYYWRVDEVTPSGTITGSVWSFTVSANANPLD, from the coding sequence ATGAAGCCAATACTCCGTTTACGACTCCCTGCAATCACGTGCGTTGCGTTTGCATTGTGTGTCGCGTCCGCTGCCGCGGGCGAAGCTTACTATGTCGCACCAAACGGTGACGATTCTCACCCCGGCACCATGGCCAGGCCGTTCCGCACGATTCAACATGCGGTCGATCTGGCCAGCGCTGGCACGACAGTCGTCATCCGGGGCGGCAGGTACCATGAATCAGTGGTCCTTTCCGGCGTGCTCGGATCTGCGAAAGCTCCCGTTACGATCACCGCTTTCCCAGGCGAATCGGTAACGATGGATGGAACGCGGTCGATCGAGGAGCTGAGCTCGACGGGATGGACTCGCCACCAAGACCACATCTACCGAACGGTCCTCGCCCAGGATGTCTGGCAATTGTTCGCGGACGGTGAATTGATGATCCCCGCTCGCTGGCCGAATGCCTTTTTCCACGACAACACTCTCTGGGACCAGGAAACGCATTGGGCGCGAATCGATTCTGGCAAGACGACCACTGGTCTGATCACTGACAGTCCCACAACTCATCACAAACTCTCGGCGCTGCCGTTTAGTGTTACGGCAGCGATGGCAGTACTGAATATCGACAGTTTCCGGACGTACACCCGAAGAGTGTCGAAGCACGCTCCCGGAGCAGCATCGTTTTCGGTCACCCCGGTATCGTCCGTGCGGCCCACCGACGGATACTACTTCCTCGAAGGCAAGTTGGAGTTGCTGGATTCCGCTCGTGAGTGGTTCTTGGACCCAGCCACAAAAGCACTGTATTTGTGGGCCGATGCAGGTGAACCGCCCGGCGCGAGTGTCCGTGGCAAAGTCCAAGATTTCGCCTTTTACGGAAACCAGTGCAATCATGTGCGCATTGAGGGTTTGCAGTTCTTTGCAACGGCCTTCAATTTTGTGAACAGCCCCCACATGACGATCGAAGGATGCGACTTCAGGTTTGCCGGCTGTAGTAAGCGAATGCTCGGCATCGAGGCGGTACCGCTAACGTGCAGCATCGTCGGTCCCGACTCGGGCGCTTTTGCATCAGTGATCGATTGCACGTTCCGTTACTCTGAATGCCACGCCGTCTATTTGGACGGTGCGGGCAATCGGATCGAAAACTGCCTGTTCGAGCGGATCGACTGGAGTTGTTCGCAACTGCCCCGCCTGATGTCTACGGTTTACATGCATGGTGACGCTCCCACGTTCCGTCGCAACACCGCGCGGGCCTGCGGCGCGTCGGAGTTTATTGAGTTTACTGCGCCCCCATTGGTCGAATTGAACGATTTCTCGGAGATCGGACTCGTGCAAAACGATGGCGCCATCGTGCAACTCACTCGCGGAGCGCAAAGCGGCAGCGAAACTCGTTACAACTGGTTTCGTAATACGACCAAGAATGGAGCAAGGTTCGATGCTTCCACGGCTATCGGAAGCCCCACCGGGTCGGGTGGCCTGATGCATCACAACATCAGTTTGAATACCCGCTGCGGACTGATGATCAAGGGCGACAACCATCGCTGCTACAACAACACGACCATCGGCAGTCGCAATAACGGCATTGTCGTTCTGGATGACGCGATCTCACACAATAATGGAACGGTCACACGCAACAACGCGGCGGAAAAGCTTTCCGGGCACCGCGCAGCAAAACAGGTCCTTCCGGGAATCCACGGTCACAATTGGAACGGCTACGACCATGATCCGAAAGGAAAGACGCCTCCGTTGCGCGACCCTGACAATCTTGATTTCCGCCCCCGCCCGGATTCAGAACTGGTCGACCGGGGCACGCCGGTCGACCCGATCACCGATGGTTTCGTCGGCAAAGCGCCCGATAGTGGCGCCTACGAATTTGGTGATTCACGGTATTGGATTCCGGGCCGCCAGCACGATACGGCGACCACCCCGATTCCTCCCAACCTTGGCACCGGGGTCAAGTCCGATGCCGACTTGATGTGGTTGGCTGGTAAGGAAGCCACCGCGCACCGCGTTTACTTCGGAACGGGCTCACAAAGCTTGACTTTTCAGAAACGGCAGGCCAACAATATTTTCTCACCGGGCACGTTACTCACCGGGACTACCTACTACTGGCGCGTCGATGAAGTCACTCCTTCCGGAACCATCACAGGTTCGGTGTGGTCGTTTACCGTCTCCGCAAATGCGAATCCCCTCGATTGA
- a CDS encoding sulfatase family protein, with translation MNTLNVMTQRLLIRTLFILFGVWATTVTTVADTLPNMIFIMTDDQGWGDVSYNGHPKIKTPNLDAMAASGIRFDRFYATASVCSPTRASCLTGRNNWRMNISNPMRADEGHLPQEEITIAEALKAKGYATGHFGKWHVGGFDAETAGSHVMPPWEAGFDECFSTHNVIVTHDPYAKLGKGGIKACYWHNGRNIPLDEGQNDPSLRGDDAAIVMTKAVDFIREQAAAEKPFLALVWFHNVHTPLGKNTELMKQYADCDPKEQVYFSNITAVDTQVGVLRAELRELGVADSTMVWFTSDNGPNLKGKKDVKLAAAQGGKFAYTPLGSSGAFRGWKRDCYEGGLRMPGILEWPAGITRPFATEFAAVTSDYFPTALDAAGIPLPTDRQYDGISLLPLIEGLETERKSPIGFHCNGMQAWTENRYKIVRTIKAKKKSSAQWELYDLIADPFEENSLAPKHPEIVQRMSGDFAKWAESAQADQQKVIAQHYLLGSTPLRKRDVESNNSPRRLRADANP, from the coding sequence ATGAACACGTTGAACGTAATGACGCAACGCCTGCTGATTCGAACTCTGTTCATCCTATTCGGCGTGTGGGCGACGACTGTTACAACCGTTGCCGACACATTGCCGAACATGATCTTCATCATGACAGACGATCAGGGTTGGGGCGACGTCAGCTACAACGGACATCCAAAGATCAAAACGCCGAATCTTGATGCCATGGCCGCGTCGGGAATCCGTTTCGACCGATTCTACGCGACGGCATCCGTTTGCAGCCCCACACGCGCGTCTTGTCTCACGGGACGAAACAATTGGCGCATGAACATCAGCAATCCGATGCGAGCTGATGAAGGACATCTTCCGCAGGAAGAAATCACAATCGCAGAAGCGCTCAAAGCCAAGGGATATGCGACGGGCCATTTCGGCAAGTGGCACGTCGGCGGCTTTGATGCCGAGACGGCCGGATCGCATGTCATGCCGCCGTGGGAGGCCGGGTTCGACGAATGTTTCTCAACCCACAACGTCATTGTGACTCATGATCCTTATGCAAAGCTTGGCAAAGGCGGCATCAAGGCCTGTTATTGGCACAACGGCCGGAACATTCCACTCGATGAGGGCCAAAACGATCCAAGTTTGCGCGGCGATGATGCTGCGATCGTGATGACCAAAGCCGTCGACTTCATCCGCGAGCAGGCAGCGGCAGAGAAACCATTCCTGGCATTGGTTTGGTTTCACAACGTGCACACGCCACTTGGCAAGAACACCGAACTGATGAAGCAGTACGCTGATTGCGATCCGAAAGAACAGGTCTACTTCAGCAACATCACCGCCGTTGATACGCAAGTCGGAGTGTTGCGCGCGGAGCTTCGCGAACTCGGTGTAGCGGACAGTACGATGGTCTGGTTCACCAGTGACAACGGACCTAACTTGAAAGGCAAAAAGGATGTGAAACTCGCGGCCGCGCAGGGTGGGAAATTTGCCTACACACCGCTCGGTTCCAGCGGGGCCTTTCGGGGCTGGAAGCGAGATTGCTACGAAGGCGGCCTCCGCATGCCGGGTATCCTCGAATGGCCCGCAGGTATCACACGCCCGTTCGCGACCGAATTCGCGGCGGTGACCAGCGACTACTTCCCCACCGCTCTCGACGCGGCCGGAATCCCATTACCAACGGATCGCCAATACGACGGCATCAGCTTGCTCCCATTGATCGAAGGACTCGAAACCGAACGCAAGAGTCCGATCGGATTTCACTGCAATGGCATGCAAGCCTGGACGGAGAATCGGTACAAAATCGTACGCACCATCAAGGCGAAAAAGAAGTCTTCGGCCCAGTGGGAGCTATACGACCTGATTGCCGATCCCTTTGAAGAGAATAGTCTGGCACCGAAGCATCCTGAAATCGTCCAACGCATGTCCGGTGATTTCGCCAAATGGGCTGAATCTGCCCAAGCTGACCAGCAAAAGGTGATCGCCCAACACTACCTTCTCGGGTCGACACCACTAAGGAAAAGGGACGTCGAATCCAACAATAGTCCCCGGCGCCTACGGGCGGATGCGAATCCTTAG